The following proteins are encoded in a genomic region of Micropterus dolomieu isolate WLL.071019.BEF.003 ecotype Adirondacks linkage group LG04, ASM2129224v1, whole genome shotgun sequence:
- the LOC123969683 gene encoding D(1) dopamine receptor-like, which produces MNNTTGLALVGGSRKGLPAHRVLTGCILALLIIWTLLGNFTVCAAVYRYRHLRAKVTNTFIVSLALSDLLVAVLVMPWKAVAEVAGFWPFGGFCKTWLACDIMCSTASILNLCVISVDRYWAISSPFRYERTMNKKVAYVMIGVTWTVSVVISFVPVQLNWHRAEIGDPAGEDLTFRGESVDGSCDSSLSRTYAISSSLISFYIPVAIMIVTYTRIYQIAQIQIRMISSLERAAEHAQSCRSDGTELLPHLSTEISANQYQSRIRLNSDSQRTSQSHRELKVSFRKETKVLKTLSIIMGVFVCCWLPFFVLNCALPFCPGPGAPGAQRGPYCVSEKTFDVFVWIGWSNSSLNPIIYAFNADFRDAFLRLLRCRGQGCWTTVSAAVETVIASNEAGHLKQESPLNVKLSVSCVMKTGGSEDSGNTTVTMFCHSGTTSEQVTDTEESNDKDRLTIPRAHK; this is translated from the coding sequence ATGAATAACACAACCGGCTTGGCACTGGTAGGAGGCAGCCGAAAGGGGTTACCGGCGCACCGAGTTTTAACGGGCTGCATCCTGGCGCTGCTGATCATTTGGACGCTTTTAGGCAACTTCACGGTGTGCGCCGCCGTTTATCGCTACCGGCACCTGCGCGCAAAAGTAACCAACACCTTCATTGTGTCCCTGGCTCTGTCAGACCTCCTGGTCGCTGTGCTTGTCATGCCGTGGAAAGCTGTGGCTGAAGTGGCTGGTTTCTGGCCGTTTGGAGGTTTCTGTAAGACCTGGTTGGCCTGCGACATCATGTGCTCCACGGCCTCCATCCTCAACCTGTGTGTCATTAGTGTTGATCGATACTGGGCCATCTCCAGCCCTTTCCGCTATGAGAGGACTATGAACAAGAAGGTGGCCTATGTTATGATCGGCGTGACCTGGACAGTCTCCGTGGTCATCTCCTTCGTCCCCGTGCAGCTGAACTGGCACCGGGCGGAGATCGGTGATCCGGCTGGGGAGGACTTGACGTTTCGCGGTGAAAGTGTTGATGGGAGCTGTGACTCCAGCCTGAGCCGCACGTACGCCATCTCATCCTCCCTCATCAGCTTCTACATTCCCGTGGCTATCATGATTGTCACATACACCCGCATCTACCAGATAGCCCAGATACAGATCCGGATGATATCCTCCCTGGAGCGGGCGGCGGAACACGCGCAGAGTTGCCGCTCGGACGGAACTGAACTACTACCTCACCTGTCCACGGAAATCAGTGCCAACCAATATCAATCTCGTATCCGTCTTAATTCTGATTCTCAGCGCACTAGTCAGTCACACCGGGAGCTCAAAGTCTCATTCAGAAAGGAGACAAAAGTTCTTAAAACTCTGAGCATCATCAtgggtgtatttgtttgctgCTGGTTGCCATTCTTTGTCTTGAACTGCGCTCTGCCTTTCTGTCCCGGACCGGGGGCCCCGGGGGCCCAGCGGGGCCCTTATTGTGTGAGTGAAAAAACCTTCGATGTCTTCGTGTGGATAGGCTGGAGTAATTCGTCCCTCAACCCGATCATCTATGCGTTCAACGCGGACTTCAGAGACGCCTTCCTGCGCCTGCTGCGCTGCCGCGGACAAGGCTGCTGGACCACGGTGAGCGCAGCGGTGGAGACGGTGATAGCGAGCAACGAGGCCGGACACCTGAAGCAGGAGAGCCCGCTGAACGTAAAGCTGAGCGTCTCCTGTGTTATGAAGACCGGGGGAAGCGAGGACAGCGGGAACACAACGGTGACTATGTTTTGTCACAGCGGGACGACTTCGGAACAGGTGACGGACACTGAGGAAAGTAACGACAAAGACAGACTAACGATACCGAGAGCCCATAAGTGA